In Dehalococcoidales bacterium, the sequence GTGACATCTTTCTTTATGACTGCTGTGATATGAACGGCACGGACAAAAGAACCGGGAGGAGTCATTCCGCATTTGGGGCTATCTGTAGTCCCGGCATAATTGGCGTGGGAGGAGTGGTCAATTGCGGCGCCATCACCAAACCGCGGGTCAAGCTGATAGCTCTGCCGCTTAAAGCGAGAGACGCCTGGTTTGCGCCGTGCTCGGCCATAGCTATCGAAGAATAGTTCAAAGCGAGCTATTTAATCTGTAACAGGGAGAAAAACTCGGCTCTGGTCTTGGACTTGCTGCGGAAGATACCCCTGACCACCGAGGTGACTACAGTGCTGCCCGGTTTCTTGATGCCGCGCATCACCAGGCAGAGATGCTCAGCCTGGACGACTACGCCCACACCTTCCGGCTTGATCCCCTCGGCAATGGCATCGGCAATCTGGGAGGTCATTCTTTCCTGGAGCTGAGGGCGCCGGGCGATAATCTCCACCACCCTGGCCAGTTTGCTGGCGCCCACCACCCGCCCGTTGGCGTTGGGGATGTAGCCGATGTGTGCCACCCCGTAGAACGGCAGCAGGTGGTGCTCGCACATCGAGTAGAACGGGATGTCCTTAAGTACGACCATTTCCCGGTGGCCTTCCTCAAACCCGACTTTCAGTTCTTCCTTCGGGTCCATGGTGAGCCCTTCAAAGAGTTCGCTGTACATCTCGGCTACCCGCCGCGGGGTATCCACGAGCCCTTCACGTTTCGGGTCCTCCCCGATAGCCTTAATAATGGAAGTTACCGCTTTCTTAATCTCAGCCTGGTCAAGCACTATGCTCCTCCTCAAGTGTGGTCTCAGGATAGCTCTGCTAAGCAGTCAATAGATGTTGTGTGGCTTCAGCTCCAGCCAAGGGCCCGTTCCACGGCCAGTGTATCAGCCGGCAGATCGAGGAACGAATCGGCATTTTTCAGGACGATGTCAGTATCCTTGAGTCCGGTGCCGGTTACCACGCAGACAACCTTCTTCTTGGAGAAATCCATCCCTTTCCGGGAAAGTTTGATTAGTCCGGCCAGGGAGGCGGCTGACGCCGGCTCCCCGAAAATTCCGGCTTTGGTGGCCATCAGACGGTGGGCGGACATGATCTCCTCATCACTGACCATATCAATGATACCGCCGGACTCATCACGGGCGGCAACCGCTTTCTGCCAGCTTGCCGGATTGCCGATGCGTATCGCTGAAGCTACCGTCTGCGGGTGCTCAATGACATGACCCCGGACAATAGGGGCGGCGCCCTCTGCCTGGAAACCCATTAGCGATGGTTTCTTGGTTGCCCTGCCATTTTGATGGTATTCCACGAATCCCTTCCAGTAGGCGGTGATATTGCCGGCATTGCCCACCGGGATGAAAAGATAATCAGGGGCTTCGCCCAGAGCGTCGATAATTTCAAAAGCGGCTGTCTTTTGCCCTTCGATGCGGTGCGGGTTGACTGAATTTGTCAGGGTGACAGGGTGTTTCTCGGTCAACGCCAGTACGATGCTCAGGGCCTGGTCGAAATTACCGTCGATGGCGATTATTTTGGCTCCGTAGATGATAGCCTGGGCCAGCTTGCCCGGGGCGATATTACCTTTAGGCACGATAATAATAGCCGTCAGTCCGCAGTAAGCGGCATAAGCGGCGGCTGAAGAGCTGGTATTACCGGTTGAGGCGCACATTACCGCCGTACTGCCCGCTTCTATGGCCTTGGCGATAGCGACCACCATGCCCCTGTCCTTAAACGAACCGGTAGGGCTACACCCCTCCAGTTTCAGGTGCAGTTCCTGGCAGCCGATTTCCTTCTCCAGCGTTCCGCACCTGACCAGTGGAGTATCCCCCTCTCCTAATGAGATGAGGGGAGTGTGAGGGGTGACCGGCAGAAAGTCTCTATACTTGATTAAAACTCCGGGATTCATCAGTCCTCTCTTTATTTTATCAGGCGTGCCGGTATCGTAGACTCCTTTAATTAAGCTCGAAACCGGTCGGCTCAGGCAAAACCGTTACTCAAATCAATAGTTACCGGGAAGGCAGGTTTACCTGAAACTCAGTCCCATATATTTATAGCGCATATGGCGCAAAAGCACAATCTTTTACGGGTTGCTAACGGCTGCCGGGCTTAATCAGGGGAATCTGGGCCGCGCACAGTGGG encodes:
- the thrC gene encoding threonine synthase, with translation MNPGVLIKYRDFLPVTPHTPLISLGEGDTPLVRCGTLEKEIGCQELHLKLEGCSPTGSFKDRGMVVAIAKAIEAGSTAVMCASTGNTSSSAAAYAAYCGLTAIIIVPKGNIAPGKLAQAIIYGAKIIAIDGNFDQALSIVLALTEKHPVTLTNSVNPHRIEGQKTAAFEIIDALGEAPDYLFIPVGNAGNITAYWKGFVEYHQNGRATKKPSLMGFQAEGAAPIVRGHVIEHPQTVASAIRIGNPASWQKAVAARDESGGIIDMVSDEEIMSAHRLMATKAGIFGEPASAASLAGLIKLSRKGMDFSKKKVVCVVTGTGLKDTDIVLKNADSFLDLPADTLAVERALGWS
- the folE gene encoding GTP cyclohydrolase I FolE: MLDQAEIKKAVTSIIKAIGEDPKREGLVDTPRRVAEMYSELFEGLTMDPKEELKVGFEEGHREMVVLKDIPFYSMCEHHLLPFYGVAHIGYIPNANGRVVGASKLARVVEIIARRPQLQERMTSQIADAIAEGIKPEGVGVVVQAEHLCLVMRGIKKPGSTVVTSVVRGIFRSKSKTRAEFFSLLQIK